The sequence TTTGAGTGACGGGCCTTGTCGGATTTTTCAGTATTCCCATCAATGATAGTCCATGGATCAGACTGCCATGCTAAAGACTCTGTGCTTTGTGTTCCCGTCACCATCGAGGGGAAGGCCATGATACAATGACATCAGGCATTCCACAGCTGTCATATGAGATACGGAGGGGCTCTGACATTATGGGACGCTTGACAGGTATGTCCGAAGCAGGTATAGCAGCTTTTATGATTATCCCATTTGATGGGATGGCCCTGTCGATCAGTGCCTGTGGCTGGCAGAGTGGGGCCTTACCACCTGAGGTATACAACTCCCGCACACGAGATTGCCCACCAGACAAGTTTCACATGCCGCGGAATGTCTTCAGTAATGtaggagagggggggaggagacCACGACTGATGACGAACTGACAGCGGATGGAAGTTTAAGCTTCGTTCCAACAGTCTAATCAGttgagggggaaagagatcTGGGATGGTGAGTAACCGAGTATACTAGTTTCTGCATTGTCTTGCCAGGCTGGAGCTGTGGCTGTTAGAATGCTCTTAACCAGGAAAAGCCTTTAGAATATTGGTGATAAAATCCGGTCATCTTTCATGAAAAGATGGTATGTAGGTAATCAATGTTGGTATCTCATGGAGGAAATGGCTACACGTATTTCTCTGGTACCTCTTTTGTGCCTGAATGTGGTCCAGCCGAGGTGCAGATGGTACAAGCACACCGCAGCCGGCGTGAGCAAGGGTACTTGGTATGGTACATGTAAATTTGCAAAGTTGCAGCCAGCGGAGCGCCGAGTGTCCGTCCCACTCGATATTTTTAGATTCTTTCAAGCACAAAAGGAACTCATGTCAGGACAAGCAGGTGACACTCTATATATCTGGACAAAGTTGTGAGATGTGTAGATCACTACTACTCTGCTCTTTCCAGTGCATCTGGAAGCGCCTCTGTGCACGATGCCGACCAGGAACCTTCGACTTGCAAAGCCGGATCCAACTGTGGCCGTTGCTAGTGGGCGGAGTGGACACGCCGATATGATGTGGACTCCTCGGTGGACCTGGGGGATGGTCGATGAAAGGCACTGTGGCTTGCGACTGTGTGCCCTAACAGTTCCAGTCTAGGCCAGTCGAGGTCGAAATGCTTGACTTTGCGGACGATCGGGCCCGCCCTGGCAGACTGGAATTTTGATACACCCAGTTTCTTGACATGATTGACTCCATCAATGCTACATGCAAGATTGTGCCCACGCATGATTTGGAGAGGAACTCATAAAGACGAACAACTTTAGACGGGTCCCACGTCCGGCTTTACCACATCAATCTGTGGCTGGATCCAAGGGTTGTGCTCATCCTCTCAAGGCCCTGCCCTGGGTAATCAGAACTCGAGACTTGGTCGCCAATAATAGGCAGCAGGGAATCAAACCCCTCCGAGATCTCGACACGTCAGAGGTTGTACGTAGACACAGTCCATTTGATTGTACACTATATCCGGTCGGTAGACCTCCCGGGCGATGCGGTACATGGCACTCAATGCCCGCTCTCAGATCGTCACTGGGAGAATAGGGCTCAGAATGTGCAATGCCATCAAACACGTTGATTGTCATGGTTTCACAGTGACAGGAAGATTATATGGATCAGATTAATTTCGCGGCGGACTCCACACCGTGGTCTCGACGCTAGGGGCCTGTGTGTTTTGGGGCAAGCTCCACCTCACGATCCTGCAAGTTGGATCGCAGTCACGTTTGCAGGGTACTTGTCGCGGTACATGCACCAGTCACTTCATGTAGAACCTATCACCAGTAGTACAGTCGAGGTGACTGCACCGTGCTGTATATTGGTGCACAAGAGATGGGTCGTTCTCTCCATCCTGATATACTCTAGGACTAGGTAGCCTACTAGGTACTAAGTACCTAGTAGGCACTAAAAGCatactactagtagtaattaagaggaaggggaattTGGTAAGTACTAACACGAATACTCACGCTACAGTGGTGTGCACAGAAGTCACTGTGGCTAGTGACCGCTACAGGCATGTCTTATGTAGTAGTATGCGTTGTACAAGCGCCTGGCGAGCACCGACATTTGGCTGCAGGTGGTCCTTTGCTGGAATCGGCAATGGGAGTACCTGGTACCTATGTGTAAAGGCCTCCGCACTAATATTCTGTTTAATGACTACGGTACCTACTCAAGTGTATATCCTATGCGCTGTATCGGGTCACTATTCAGATTTCCCAGATTTGGACAGACCCTGTCTTGCATGTCGAGAATCAGGTCATAGATGATCAAGACCTTTGGAATTTGACAAACAATTTGAACCATCACTCGACCTGATCTCTCCAGCCTCGCGGCTCAGCCCTGGCGTGGTCCTCCTTTTCTCGTGCCTGGCCCCGGCCGCCCCGGCCCTGGCGCTGActctggctctggcccgtctctcctcccccccttccgACTCGCTCTCATCTTCGCTCCTtcactttctctccttcctctttccttcattttctcctctccctgcTAATTTGCCAGCCCACCACACTCTTTCAATCGCTCAATCTTACCTTCGACCCTCCTTTCTCCAGCCTGGCGCTGGTCTTGACCCTGCTCAACCTTCAATCTACATTTTTTCGGTGACCCTCCTTCGGATCTCCCCCCCGCCCGTGGTCTACAATTCGAAGTTCAGCCACAAGAGTCTTTTGTCTGAGAAAGGTACGAAGCCACAGCCTCCCCAGTTGGCACCGACCGACCCCTCTtgcctctttttcttttcttcatcatcttggcCTTTCAAACGATGGTGCCTTGAATTTCCCAGGTTGTAGAAATGGAACGGCCAGGAATCATTTGGCGCCTGTCGCATCTCAATTATGCGACCGCTGCGATTGCCTCGACGCTCAAGATCAACTCTGACTGTACACCTCCTTAGTCTTTGCCATCAGCCCAGACTCGAATCATCTTCGGCGCAACACAGCGCTCCCCTGTGTGACTCtttgacgacgaggacaaTCCTCCGACTACGCCACCAAAAGTTCGTCCCGTGCAATACCATTGAGGTGCTCCTTGTACCGGAAAATCAGCTTGAACGTCCGCTTCCTGTGTTCTCGATCACATCcgcaatcttctccaaccCATTGGCTCCGCTACGAGAGACGGACATTCCTACGCTTCTGTCTTGAGGAGCTCCGTACCCGTGAATCAGAAATAACACTGTCGAGATGGCCAAGTTTCGCGCAAGCAACATCCTCGGCGATCCGTTCGCGCTCGCGACActctccatttccatccTGGCCTGGCTGATCGCCTTCATCTCATCCGTGATTGCCGATATTCAGACCAAATACCCCAATTATGCATGGTGGGCGATTTGCTACATGTTCTGTGTGACGGTTGGCCTTATCATCACTTTCGGCACCGATACTGGCAACGTTTATGGCGTCGCGGTatgcttttcttcctcttcccgcTTGTATTAGTGCTCTAGTAATGAACTTACTGACCGAAATCCTTCAGATTGTCGGATACCTTGCTTGCGGGCTAGTTCTTACGTCCCTGGCCGCAAACAACACGGTGTATGCCAGTCAAGGTGCCATGCAGGCCGCAGGCGCAGGCTTTATCTTGCTGTCGATGGTCATTGTAAGTAAAGCCGGGCCTAACCGTTGTTCGCGTGTATGGATTTCCTACTAACCACCCACGCTAGATCATCTGGATCTTCTACTTTGGATCTGCCCCTCAGGCATCTCACCGCGGATTCATCGACTCTTTCGCCCTCAACAAGGAGCAGCCGGGATCGTACCGTGGCAGTCGTCCCATGTCCAGCGCTTTCGGTGCCCGTCCCGAGACCATGGCCACCAGCAATACCCCCCAGATGTACACGTCTGCGCAATTGAACGGATTCGAAACCTCTTCACCCGTGTCCGGGTATCCAGGTGGTGCTCCCGGCGTCGAGCGTAACTCGGCTCAGCCCCCACGATTCGGAGGGGCCAGCCCCGCCAATGCTGGTGGGGGCGCTGCCCAAGAGGGCAGCGAGGTGCCACAACCTACGGAATACCCCTACCGTGCGAAGGCCATCTATTCTTACGACGCCAATCCCGAGGATGCCAACGAGATCAGCTTCAGCAAGCATGAAATTCTCGAGGTCTCTGATGTCAGTGGCCGATGGTGGCAGGCCCGGAAGTCGAGTGGAGAGACCGGTATTGCACCCTCAAATTATCTGATCCTGTTGTGATCGGTGAAGATGGTGCCATGTCTGTTTCCGCCCTCCTGTCCTGTTCTGTGTTTAAAGCCTGTCCACTTTCTGTTTGCGAAACATGTATCCCCGTTTTGATACCCTTCGGATCTTCTGTCTTCCCCACCCGTGTACGTTCTTGCTCGTCTCTTCTGCTGTGATGTCTTGATGGCCTCCTTCCGAcccttccacctctctcCTTGGAACGTCCtatccttttgttttttttttcttgtccttgtctgGAGGATGTCTTTTGTGACGCATGCCGTTGATTTCCATTTCTTATGTGCCTGGAGTCTTTCCTCGGACTCCGAGGAGGTTTCCCTTCCCACTCTCTGATGGCTCGTGGTTCAGCCTTCTCCGCCGTGAGCTTGATTTTACGAGCTCACACCATGTCTGATCATCCCTACGGTCGGATGATCACTGACTTGTTTCACCAATAAGTTGTCAATGTTTTGAAGTATGATAGAAATTTTGAAGGTCAACAAATCCACCCTTTGCTCTCCTCCCCTCGCATTTTCTGAATTGCACTCGACTCTCTTTCTCATGGCCCGGAGAATGGTCAGTGAATAGTGGTCGGGTTGCTCCATGACATTGCTGccctagtagtatcctaggTCGTCCAGTCTGCGTGTGCAGTTCCATGAAATTCCCGTCATGCCAGGAATTTTTGCTTGGGTTTACGGTTAGGCtggcctctctctctctctctctctctctctctctctctc comes from Penicillium oxalicum strain HP7-1 chromosome I, whole genome shotgun sequence and encodes:
- a CDS encoding High osmolarity signaling protein sho1: MAKFRASNILGDPFALATLSISILAWLIAFISSVIADIQTKYPNYAWWAICYMFCVTVGLIITFGTDTGNVYGVAIVGYLACGLVLTSLAANNTVYASQGAMQAAGAGFILLSMVIIIWIFYFGSAPQASHRGFIDSFALNKEQPGSYRGSRPMSSAFGARPETMATSNTPQMYTSAQLNGFETSSPVSGYPGGAPGVERNSAQPPRFGGASPANAGGGAAQEGSEVPQPTEYPYRAKAIYSYDANPEDANEISFSKHEILEVSDVSGRWWQARKSSGETGIAPSNYLILL